From the Callithrix jacchus isolate 240 chromosome 22, calJac240_pri, whole genome shotgun sequence genome, the window GCCGCTCCGGGCAGCATCAGTGTGACAACTCCACCATCTGCTTCAACACCGTGGGTTCATATAACTGCCGCTGCGGCCCAGGCTGGAAGCCCAAACAGGGAATCCGGAATAACCAGAAGGATACTGTCTGCGAAGGTAAGACCCAACCCTAGAAGCTCCCCAACCCCGAGCACACAAACAGACACTGTCCCACCTAGTGAGCCGCTTGTCTTGTTCCCTACAGACACGACTTTCCCCACGTGGACCCTGCCCCCTGGAGTCCACAGCCAGGTGAGTGGCCCCCGCAGGGACCAGGGTGTGGGGACTCCATCCACAGCCTCGTCCGAAACTTCCCACCCACCGTCAAAGCTCTCTGACCCCCGCATCTCCCCTCTCTGCAGACGCTTTCTCGCTTCTTCAACAAAGTCCAGGATCTGAACAGAAACTCCAAGCTGAGCTCAGCCAAGGACACCATCCAGGTAAGGGCAGGACCTCCCCTAGGGTATAAGCAGCTgggggaggctgggcatggtggctcatgcctgtaatctcagcactttgggaggctgaggcgggcacatcaaggtcaggagattgagatcattcgGGTTAACgcagtgaaatctcatctctactaaatatacaaaaaattagccgggcatggtggtgcgcgcctatagtcccagctactcaggaggctgaggcaggggaattgcttgaacccaggaggcagaggttgcagagcaaaactctgtcttaaaaaaaaaaaaaaaaaaagcagggggagGCTTCAACCCAAGCAGGGGCCTCTAGTCAGacacacacatttgcacacacattcacataacatatacacaccacacacagtatgtacacaaacatatatacactCAGAAAcgagaagacacacacacacaccccgggTATAATGGCAACAGAGTGCAGCACTTAAGAACCTGGAGTTGGACCACAAGAGTTCAAATCCCCCCATTGCCActtcttgctgtgtgacctcaagcaagtgacttgccctctctgggcctcagtttcctcatctgctttTGGgctgtggtttctttttctttgtgtttgtttgcttgcttgcttttaaagacagggtcttgctctgttgcccagtctggagggcagtgacgggactgtggctcactgcagcctcgatctctcaggctcaagtgatcctcccacctcagcctcctgagtagctgggataaaggCATGTATcactattcctggctaatttattgATAATtaatttgctgggcacagtggctcacgcctgtaatcctagcactttgggaggctgaggtgggtggatcacctgaggtcaggagttccaggtcaccagcctggtcatcatggtgaaaccccatcttttaaaaaaataataattaaaaaataaataaaaagataatttatttataGATGGGGTcctgttatgttgcccaggctgctcttgaactcctgggcttaagggatcctcctgccttggcctcccaaagtgctggggtcacaggcatgagccactgtgcctgaccagtttcctcatctgcaacacAGGCATGAAAATGGTGCTTCCTTCATACAGTCAGTGTGAAGGGTAAATAAACTCGTAGAAGTAAGGCTCAGAGAACAGTGCCTGACGCATGGTAAGCCTTATACAAGTTTGCCCGGCCGGACGCcatggctaacgcctgtaatcccagcactttgggaggctgaggtgggcagatcacgaggtcaggagtttgagaccagcctggccaacatggcgaattcccatctctcctaaaaatacaaaaattggctgggtgtggtgatgtatgcctgtaatcccagctactcaggaggctgaggcaggataattgcttgatcccaggaggcagaggttacagtgagccaagatcgtgccactacactccagcctggtgacagaatgggactctgtctcaaaagaaaaaaaaaaaaaggttgggctcggtggctcacgtctataatcccagcactttgggaggccgaggcgggtggatcatgaggtcaagagatcgagaccatcctggtcaacaaggtgaaaccccgtctctactaaaaatacaaaaattagctgggcatggtggtacacgcctgtagtcccagctactcgggaggctgaggcaggagaattgcttgaatgcaggaggtggaggttgcggtgagccgagatcatgccattgcactccagtctccgtaacaagagcgaaactccgtctaaaaaaaaaaaaaaaaaatatctgggcatggtggctcacgcctgtaatccaagcactttggaggccaaggcaggtggatcacctgaggttgggagttcaagaccagcctgactaacatggtgaaaccccgtcttataacaaaacaaaacaaaaaatttagacaggtgtggtggtaggcacctgtagtcccaactactcaggaggttgaggcaggagaattacttgaacccagggagggggaggtggcagtGATCCATGATGGTGCcatacacttcagcctgggagacagagtgagactctgtcttggataAATTAATTAAGATCGCATCAGCTGGGCAcgctggcgcgtgcctgtagtcccagccactcaggaggctaaggctggaggatcgcttgagcccaggagttctgggctgtagtgcgctatgccgatcggcTGTCCGccctaagtttggcatcaatgtggtacctcccgggagcggggcaCCACCAGGTTGcgtaaggaggggtgaaccagcccaggtcggaaacggagcagctcaaaactcctgtgctgatcagcagtgggatcacacctgtgaatagccactgcactccagcctgggcaacatagcgagatcctgtctcttaaaaaaaagagaaaaaagtaaccCAATAGATCCAACATATTCACCACTTTAAcatggaatgatttttttttttaccctgtgatattttgtattctttttctaaaaataagtctttgaaatctgatGTGTATTTTACAATTCAGAGCAGGTTCAAATACATTGCAAGTGTCGGACAGATAGAGTTAGAACAgagctggccaggcgcggtggctcacacctgtaatcccagcactttgggaggcagagacgggtgggtgacctgaggtcgggagtttgagaccagcctggtcaactacagtgaaactccatctctactaaaagtagaaaaattagcagggtgtggtgccaggcacctgtaattctcagctacttgggaggctgaggcaggagaattgcttcaatctgggaggcggaggttgcagtaacatgagattgcgccattgcactccagcctgggtgacaagagtaaaactctgtcttaacataaatgaataacaaaaactagccagatgtggtggcatgctccggtagttccagctactcagaaggctgaggtgggaggattgcttgcatctgagaagcggaggttgcagtgagctatgatcatgccactgcactccagcctgaaggacagtgagaccctgtctcaaaaaaaaaaaaataaaggaaaaaagggcCAGGCTAGGTGATATagactccctttaaaaaaaaaaaataccatgtggctgggtgtggtggttcacacctgtaatcccagcactttgggaggccaaggcgggtggatcactggaggccaggatttcaagaccatcctggctaacatggtaaaatcccatctctactaaaaatacaaaaaagtagccaggcatggtggtacccgcctgtagtcccagctactctggaggctgaggcaggagaatggcttgaacccaggaggcagaggttgcagtgagccaagatcgcgccaccacactccagcctgggcgtcagagcaagactttatctcagaaaaaaaagaaagaaaaaagaacagaaagacaaaacagCATGGCAGGCAGCCTGTGCCTGAGCAGTGGTAAGCACTGAGACTCCTACATGTGTGCAGGCACACACTCAATCCGGCACACACTCAATCCGGCACACACTCAATCCGGCACACACACAATCCGGCACACACACAATCCGGCATACACTCAATCCGGCATACACTCAATCAGGCACACACTCAATCCGGCACACACTCAATCCGGCACACACTCAATCAGGCATACACTCAATCCGGCATACACTCAATCCGGCACACACTCAATCCGGCACACACACAATCCGGCACACACACAATCCGGCATACACTCAATCCGGCATACACTCAATCAGGCACACACTCAATCCGGCACACACTCAATCCGGCACACACTCAATCCGGCACACACTCAATCCGGCACACACACAATCAGGCACACACTCAATCCGGCATACACTCAATCCGGCACACACTCAATCCGGCACACACTCAATCCGGCATACACTCAATCAGGCACACACTCAATCAGGCACTCAATCCGGCACACACTCAATCCGGCACACACTCAATCAGGCACTCAATCCGGCACACACTCAATCCGGCATACACTCAATCAGGCACACACTCAATCCGGCATACACTCAATCCGGCATACACTCAATCCGGCACACACTCAATCCGGCATACACTCAATCCGGCACACACTCAATCAGGCACACACTCAATCCGGCACACACACAATcaggcacacacacaatcagGCACACACTCAATCCGGCACACACTCAATCCGGCACACACTCAATCCGGCACACACTCAATCCGGCACACACTCAATCAGGCACACACTCAATcaggcacacacacaatcaggcacacacacaatcagGCACACACTCAATCCGGCACACACTCAATCCGGCACACACTCAATCCGGCACACACTCAATCCGGCACACACACAATCAGGCACACACTCAATCCGGCATACACTCAATCCGGCACACACTCAATCCGGCACACACTCAATCCGGCATACACTCAATCAGGCACACACTCAATCAGGCACTCAATCCGGCACACACTCAATCCGGCACACACTCAATCAGGCACTCAATCCGGCACACACTCAATCCGGCATACACTCAATCAGGCACACACTCAATCCGGCATACACTCAATCCGGCATACACTCAATCCGGCATACACTCAATCCGGCACACACTCAATCCGGCATACACTCAATCCGGCACACACTCAATCAGGCACACACTCAATCCGGCACACACACAATcaggcacacacacaatcagGCACACACTCAATCCGGCACACACTCAATCCGGCATACACTCAATCCGGCACATACTCAATCAGGCACACACTCAATcaggcacacacacaatcaggcacacacacaatcagGCACACACTCAATCCGGCATACACTCAATCTGGCACACACTCAATCCGGCACACACTCAATCCGGCACACACTCAATCAGGCACACACTCAATCCGGCACACACTCAATCCGGCACACACTCAATCCGGCATACACTCAATCCGGCACACACTCAATCCGGCACACACTCAATCCGGTACACACTCAATCCGGCATACACTCAATCAGGCACACACTCAATCAGGCACACACTCAATCCGGCATACACTCAATCCGGCACACACTCAATcaggcacacacacaatcagGCATACACTCAATCCGGCATACACTCAATCAGGAATACACTCAATCCGGCACACAATCCGGCACACACTCAATCCGGCATACACTCAATCAGGCACACACTCAATCCGGCACACACTCAATCCGGCACACACTCAATCCGGCATACACTCAATCCGGCATACACTCAATCAGGCACACACTCAATCCGGCACACACTCAATCAGGCACACACTCAATCCGGCATACACTCAATCAGGCACACACTCAATCCGGCATACACTCAATCCGGCATACACTCAATCCGGCATACACTCAATCCGGCACACACTCAATCCGGCACACACTCAATCAGGCACACACTCAATCAGGCACACACTCAATCCGGCATACACTCAATCAGGCACACACACAATCCGGCACACACACAATCCGGCACACACTCAATCCGGCACACACTCAATCAGGCACACACACAATCCGGCACACACACAATCCGGCACACACTCAATCCGGCACACACTCAATCCGGCACACACTCAATCCGGCACACACTCAATCAGGCACACACTCAATCCGGCACACACTCAATCCGGCACACACTCAATCCGGCACACACTCAATCAGGCACACACTCAATCCGGCACACACTCAATCCGGCACACACTCAATCCGGCATACACTCAATCAGGCACACACTCAATCCGGCACACACTCAATCCGGCATACACTCAATCCGGCATACACTCAATCAGGCACACACTCAATCAGGCATATACTCAATCTGCCACTTGTTTTCTGGTTGCTGCGTCATCTCAGTGACTCCCTTGTGCCTGTGGATCTCCAGGATGGTGTGTCCCCTGGTCGGGGGTGAGATCCGGGTCCTTTAGGCAAACCTCGTGGTCCAATGCTCCAGCGATTCTGTCACCCGCCACCCCCTAGAACCTCATCAAATTGGTGGACGAACTGATGGAAGCCCCTGGGGACATAGAGGCCCTGGCCCCACCTGTCCGGCACCTCATAGCCACCCTGCTGCTCTCGAATCTTGAAGACGTCCTGAGGACCCTGGCCAAGACCCTGCCTAAAGGCCCCTTCACCTACCTTTCCCCTTCGAACACAGGTGAGGCCTTGgcctgccctgccccagcccgGGACCCCGCCTAGTATCTGGGGTCCCCAATGACTGCCCCTCTCCCCTCAGAGCTGACCCTGATGATCCAGGAGCCGGGGGACAAGAACATCACTATGGGTCAGAGCAATGCACGCATGAAGCTGAATTGGGCTGTGGCAGCTGAAGCCGAGAACACTGGTACCAGCAGCCATCCGGAGTGGGAGCCCATGGGAGAGGGATGGAGGAGCTGGGATGGGGCCAGGGGGAGGTTCAGAATATGGAACAActgcaaatcccagcactttgggaggccgaggtgggtagagcACTTAAGATTAGAAATTCTAGACCaccccaggcaacatggtgaaaccccatcactacaaaaaatacaaaaattagctgggcatggtggtatgtgcctatagtcccagctactcgggaggctaagtgGGGAGGATCaattgatcccaggaggtcaaggctgctatGAGCTGATTGTGCCAAGGAGCTCCAGCcggggagacagagtgagaccttgtcttaaaaaaaaaaattaggccaggcgcggtggctcacgcctgttaatcccagcactttgggaggccaaggcgggtggatcatgaggtcaagaggttgagaccatcctggtcaacatggtgaaacccgtctctactaaaaatacaaaaattagctgggcatggtggcgcgtgcctgtaatcccagctacccaggaggctgaggcaggagaattgcctgaacccaggaggcggaggttgcagtgagccgagatcgggccattgcactccagactgggtaacaagagcaaaactctgtctcaaaaaaaataataataataaaaataaaaagccaggcacagtggctcatgcctgtaatcccagcactttgggaggccaagacaggtggatcacctgaggtcaggggtttgagaccagcctgaccaacatggtgaaaccctgtctctactaaaaatataaaaattagctgggtacagtagcaggtgcctatagtcccaactactcaggaggctgaggcaggagaatcgcttgaacccgggaggtggaggttgcggtggtccgagatcgtgccatgtgcactccagcctgggtgacaagagggagactgtctcaaaaaaaaaaaaaaaaaaaggcccggtTCAAAGGCGAGGtaacttacacctgtaatcccagcactttggaaggctgaggcaggcagatcatctgagatcaggaattcgagaccagcctggccaacatggtgaagccctgtctttacttaaaatgtaaaaattagccaggtgtggtggcacatgcctgtaatcccagctattcgggaggctaaggcaggagaattgcctgaacttgggagtggaggttgcaatgagctgagatcgtgccactgcactccagcctgggcgaaagagcaaaactccatcacacacacacacacacacacacacacacacacacacaggaacaacTGGAAACTGACCCATTGGGAGGGACTGCTGGCATCATGGTGGTGGATTGGCTGAGCCTGGGTTGGGCCATCTTGGGAGGGAGGATAGAGCATGGGAGGAGGATGGCATGAGTGGGCAGCGAGCTTGTCTGTTCCCCAGGCTCCGCCATGGTGGGAATCCTCTCCATCCGGAACATGACGACATTGCTGGCCAGCGCTTCCTTGGACCTGGATTCCAAGAAGAAAGCCGAGCTAGAAGAGATATACGAAAGCAGTGTCCGTGGCGTTCAACTCACATGCCTCTCAGCCGTCAACTCCGTCTTTCTGAGTCACAACAACACCAAGGAACTCAGCTCCCCCATCCTTTTCGCCTTCTCCCACCTTGAGTCCTCTGGAGCCAAGGTCTCTGCTCACTCTGCTCTTTCCTCAAAGAGaacccagggcctttgcacgtgctGGGCCTCTGCCTGAGAGGCTCTTCCCCCATGTGTTTCTGACCCCATTTGGGCCTTTCCTAACCTCATTACTTTACttacttactttattttattttgagacagagtttcgctcttgttgcccaggctggagtgcaatggtgcgatctcagctcattacaacctccgcctcctgagtagctgggattacaggcatgcgccaccaggcccggctaatttttgtatttttagtagagacgaggtttctccatgttagtcaggctggtcttgaactcccgacctcaggtgatccgcctgccttggccacttgggattataggtgtgagcaactgcacctggcctattttattttatttcatttatttatttttagtatttttattttttgagttggggtcttaGTCTGTTGCTAcacttggagtgcaatggcacagtctcagctcactgcaacctctgcctcccgggttcaggcgattctccagcctcagcctcccaagtagctgggactataggcacgcgccaccacacccagctaatttttgtatttttagtagagatggggtttcaccatactggccaggatggtcttgatctcttgaccttatgatcctcccgctttggccttccaaagtgttgggattacaggcatgagccaccgtgcccagccatctcTCTCACTCTTATGTCAACCTCACAAGGGTAGGTGCTTGTGTCTGCCCTGTTCACTGCTGTGTCTCCAAACCTGTTACATTCAGTAGGTGCTCGGTAAATGCTCATTAATGAAAAACAGCCCTCTTTTGCTCAGCCAAGCCCAGGACCTAACAGTGAGCTCCAGGCCAACCTCTCTGACCACCCCCATCTGCCCACAGGACGTGACACCCGGGCCACGGCAGGAGCTGATCTGTGCTTTCTGGAAGAGTGACAGCAACAGGGGAGGGCACTGGGCCACTGAGGGCTGCCAGGTGCTGGGCAGCAAGAATGGCAGCACCACCTGCCGATGCAACCACCTGAGCAGCTTTGCCATCCTCATGGCTCATTACGATGTGGAGGTGAGCAGCTAGGGCCATCTTCAAGCACCCACAGGTAACAAGGTCCAGCTGCAACCAGACAGGCAACCAGTTCTCCATGGAGCCCCACCGGTTGCTCAGATACATCTGCAGGGTTGTACAGCCCAGGTGTCCCCATGTCACTCCTCTTGCAGCCTCTTCCCTTGGCCTCTTCTCTGCGACCCTGAAACTATACATTGGGTGCAGCCAGTGGCTCCTTTGCCTATCCATCCTATACCAGTGGTGAGATGTCACTAAAAGCTTCCTGTGTAGAGCATTCCAAGGGAGCaccactttcttttattttttttgagacagagtctcactctgtcgcccaggctggagtgtagtgaagggatcttaactcactgcaagccccacctcctgggttcaagtcattctcccgaTTCAGCCTCTGAAGTCTGGGAGGCATTACAGgtctctgctgggattacaggcctgccaccaccatgcctggataagttttgtattttttttttttctttgaaaacgtTTTctaaggttttgtatttttagtagagaccgggtttcaccatgttgtccaggctagtctcgaactcctgacctcaggtgatctgcccaccttggcctcccaaagtgctgggattacaggtgtgagccacccagcccagcctatttttttgagacagtcttgctctatcacccaggctggagtgcagtgatgtgatcttggctcactgcaacctctgcctcccaggttcaaaaagTTATCCTgcctcggccaggcgcggtggctcaagcctgtaatcctagcactttgggaggccgaggcgggtggatcacaaggtcaagagatcgagaccttcctggtctcgatggtgaaaccccgtctccactacaaatgccaaaaaaaaaaaaattagctgggcatggtggcgtgtgcctgtaatctcagctactcagaaggctgaggcaggagaattgcctgaacccaggaggcagaggtttcggtgagccgagatcgcgccattgcactccagcctgggtaacaagagcgaaactccgtgtcaaaaaaacaaacaaaattatcctgcctcagcctccggagtagctgggattacaggcgcacaccaccacgcctgctcattttagtatttttagtagagatggggtttcaacatgttgggcaggctggtctcaaactcctgacctcaggtgagatcCACCTcacccctcaaagtgctgggattacaggtgtgagccactactcccagccTGGAGCACCTCTGTTTGTGACTTCAGTAGAATCCATAATTAAGCTGGGCCTTGTCAAAAACTGTATTAACCAGGCAGAGAAGGGGGGCGCCTGTGGTCCAGGCCAAAGGTCCAGCaagcacaaaaatgtgaaatCCCTAGACTCACCTACCAGCTGCTAAGTGTGGCTAGATGTAGTAGGGACAAGGGAGGAGGTCAGAGAGGCGGGCCTGTCAGAGTGTGGGGGAAAAAGTGGCCAAAAAGAGGCCGGGAAGGCCTCAGGCCCTGAAGGAACCCTGAGCACCCAGTGCTGCTCCTAGGACTGGAAGCTGACCCTGATCACCAGGGTGGGACTGGCGCTGTCACTCTTCTGCCTGCTGCTGTGCATCCTTACCTTCCTGCTGGTGCGGCCCATCCAGGGCTCGCGCACCACCATACACCTGCACCTCTGCATCTGCCTCTTCGTGGGCTCCACCATCTTCCTGGCCGGCATCGAGAACGAAGGCGGCCAGGTGAGGTCCCGTCCCGCTCCCACCTGAGCTCTGGGTCAGGGAGGCCTGGGAGGGGGTTGGTCGGGGAGGCGGGCCCTGGAGGCTTGGGGTTCCGCCCCTGCCCGTGACCTGGCCCCGCCCACCTGGGGGGTCGGGTTGTCTTTTTAAATGGCTCTGTCTTTGAAGCCGCCTGGCCCTGCCCTGAGTCCCAGCTGGCTTCTGTGAGCGTTGTTGGGGGTGGGCCCTGAGAACCTGGCGCTACCCCAGACCCGCCCACTCCCCCGTCGGCTCTGGCCCCATATGCCCCGCCCCTCGCTGACATCGCCCCGCCTCTCCGTCCTCGCCCGGCAGGTGGGGCTGCGTTGCCGCCTGGTGGCCGGGCTCCTGCACTACTGCTTCCTGGCCGCCTTCTGCTGGATGAGCCTCGAAGGCCTGGAGCTCTACTTTCTTGTGGTGCGGGTGTTCCAGGGCCAGGGCCTGAGTACGCGCTGGCTCTGCCTGATCGGCTACGGTGTGCCCCTGCTCATCGTGGGCGTCTCGGCTGCAGTCTACAGCAAGGGCTACGGCCGCCCTAGATAGTGAGTGCAGTGAGGCGGGGCAGGGGAGGGCGGGGTGCCAGGCCCGGGGCTCACAGGCAGTGTCACATACCATGCCCCACTGCCCTGGGTTCTGCTCCTGGCTTCCTGGGGCACTGATGGAACCCCTCCCTTCCGTCCCAGCTGCTGGTTGGACTTTGAGCAGGGCTTCCTCTGGAGCTTCCTGGGGCCTGTGGCATTCATCATTTTGGTAAGTACCCACTCCCCCTTCAAGGGCCAAGGGCCCAGGCCTGGCTGAACCATCTCTCCCACCCTCTAACCCACAATCTGCTCCCTGCCCAGTGCAATGCTGTCATCTTTGTGACCACTGTCTGGAAGCTCACTCAGAAGTTTTCTGAAATCAATCCAGAcatgaagaaattaaagcagGCGAGGTAAGGAGGGGCTGGGAGGACCTGGAGGCGGGGCCAGGACGAGGGACGTGAAGCTGGAGGCGAGGTGGGGGCCCACACTGTAACCCCTCCCCACAGGGTGCTGACCATCACGGCCATCGCGCAGCTCTTCCTGTTGGGCTGCACCTGGGTGTTTGGCCTGTTCATCTTTGACAGTCGGAGCTTGGTGCTTACCTATGTGTTCACCATCCTCAA encodes:
- the ADGRE5 gene encoding adhesion G protein-coupled receptor E5 isoform X2 — translated: MPKLWTQGEPCQRGSPELFLTRPLRACPSKSQVAMGKTAPPALPAATPSPPQQPAPTQEARGFVRATGWKLQQRVLKAAFCVWLTLLGAETQTTKGCAHWCPQNSTCVNDTACRCDPGFATLSSAEIFTSRTETCDDINECVSPFKPSCGKFSDCVNTEGSYYCVCSRGYEPASETKIFMNESQNTCQDVDECQQSPRVCKSHSTCTNTLGSYVCQCLPGFEPNPKDLKLCQDVNECTSGKNPCHNSTHCLNKVGGYQCLCRPGWQPILGSPSGPNNTICEDVDECRSGQHQCDNSTICFNTVGSYNCRCGPGWKPKQGIRNNQKDTVCEDTTFPTWTLPPGVHSQTLSRFFNKVQDLNRNSKLSSAKDTIQNLIKLVDELMEAPGDIEALAPPVRHLIATLLLSNLEDVLRTLAKTLPKGPFTYLSPSNTELTLMIQEPGDKNITMGQSNARMKLNWAVAAEAENTGSAMVGILSIRNMTTLLASASLDLDSKKKAELEEIYESSVRGVQLTCLSAVNSVFLSHNNTKELSSPILFAFSHLESSGAKDVTPGPRQELICAFWKSDSNRGGHWATEGCQVLGSKNGSTTCRCNHLSSFAILMAHYDVEDWKLTLITRVGLALSLFCLLLCILTFLLVRPIQGSRTTIHLHLCICLFVGSTIFLAGIENEGGQVGLRCRLVAGLLHYCFLAAFCWMSLEGLELYFLVVRVFQGQGLSTRWLCLIGYGVPLLIVGVSAAVYSKGYGRPRYCWLDFEQGFLWSFLGPVAFIILCNAVIFVTTVWKLTQKFSEINPDMKKLKQARVLTITAIAQLFLLGCTWVFGLFIFDSRSLVLTYVFTILNCLQGAFLYVLHCLLNKKVREEYRKWACLVAGGSKYSEFTSSTSGTGHNQTRALRASESGM